From one Streptomyces sp. N50 genomic stretch:
- a CDS encoding LLM class flavin-dependent oxidoreductase has translation MDQHSRGRVLVSIVSGLDNLAAYGDTHSDPARRYARTQEFIRLVRRLWTEEDVTFAGERLQGGAPPLDDGRPSTSDGLLRRRVRGPGAGVGG, from the coding sequence TTGGACCAGCACAGCCGCGGCCGGGTCCTGGTCAGCATCGTCAGCGGCCTCGACAACCTGGCCGCCTACGGTGACACCCACAGCGATCCGGCGCGACGGTACGCGCGCACCCAGGAGTTCATCCGTCTCGTACGACGGCTGTGGACCGAGGAGGACGTCACGTTCGCAGGTGAGCGGCTTCAAGGTGGCGCCCCGCCCCTGGACGACGGCCGGCCGAGCACGTCCGACGGTCTGCTTCGGCGGCGCGTCCGAGGCCCCGGAGCGGGCGTCGGCGGCTGA
- a CDS encoding ABC transporter permease, giving the protein MSEALTTAPSDGATRPEPEVPVSRKRASAGTGRLLRFLVHRPGLVLSLILVTVVLLAVFWPTLLTDRDPLRGTPTEILRPPSTHHWFGTDDLGRDMFARVVHGAALSLRATLIAVGVAFVTGSTIGLVAGFGSGWVETALMRFVDVLLAVPGLFLSLTVVAALGPGTENVALAVGLAGVAGFARVMRAEVLRVRNTVYVEAARVSGARWYSVLSRHVLPNAAGPVVVLATLDLGTAVLSVAALGFLGYGAPPPAPEWGTLIADGRDYLADAWWVSTLAGLTVAALVLAVNRISRALDGEWTTGD; this is encoded by the coding sequence ATGAGTGAGGCGCTGACGACCGCACCGTCGGACGGGGCGACACGCCCCGAGCCCGAGGTCCCGGTCTCCCGGAAGCGCGCGTCGGCCGGCACCGGGCGCCTGCTGCGGTTCCTGGTGCACCGGCCCGGCCTCGTGCTCTCGTTGATCCTCGTGACCGTCGTCCTGCTGGCCGTGTTCTGGCCGACCCTCCTCACCGACCGCGACCCCCTGCGTGGCACGCCGACAGAGATCCTCCGCCCGCCGAGCACGCACCACTGGTTCGGCACCGACGACCTGGGCCGCGACATGTTCGCCCGGGTGGTGCACGGCGCCGCTCTGTCGCTCAGGGCCACCCTGATCGCGGTCGGCGTCGCGTTCGTGACGGGCAGCACGATCGGGCTCGTCGCCGGTTTCGGCAGCGGGTGGGTCGAGACCGCGCTGATGCGGTTCGTCGACGTACTCCTCGCCGTTCCCGGCCTGTTCCTGTCGCTGACCGTGGTCGCCGCGCTCGGGCCGGGCACCGAGAACGTGGCTCTCGCCGTCGGACTCGCCGGTGTCGCGGGGTTCGCGCGGGTCATGCGCGCCGAGGTGCTGCGGGTACGGAACACCGTGTACGTGGAGGCCGCTCGCGTGTCCGGTGCCCGCTGGTACAGCGTGCTGTCCCGGCACGTCCTGCCGAACGCCGCGGGACCGGTGGTGGTCCTGGCGACCCTCGACCTGGGAACGGCGGTGCTCTCGGTGGCCGCCCTCGGCTTCCTCGGCTACGGCGCCCCGCCGCCCGCCCCCGAGTGGGGCACCCTGATCGCCGACGGCCGTGACTACCTCGCCGACGCCTGGTGGGTGTCGACGCTCGCCGGTCTGACCGTCGCGGCACTCGTTCTTGCCGTCAACCGTATCTCCCGGGCCCTGGACGGCGAGTGGACCACCGGCGACTGA
- a CDS encoding ATP-binding protein — protein sequence MEGSSLRAVGWARTLPLDSEVKSARDWARGHLEALDWSTTAPETVDAVLLTVSELVTNAHRHAHSSAQLVMTCDDHCLHVSVHDRSSDLPTPREASTERLGGRGMLLVDALADTWESHSCPHGKSVSACFHLPGTPSRDR from the coding sequence GTGGAAGGTTCGTCGCTCCGGGCAGTGGGCTGGGCCCGCACCCTGCCGTTGGACAGTGAGGTGAAGTCGGCCCGGGACTGGGCGCGCGGGCATCTGGAGGCGCTCGACTGGAGCACCACCGCCCCGGAAACGGTGGACGCCGTACTGCTCACCGTCTCCGAACTGGTCACCAACGCGCACCGGCACGCCCACAGCAGCGCCCAGTTGGTGATGACGTGCGACGACCACTGCCTGCACGTCTCCGTCCACGACAGGTCCAGCGACCTGCCCACTCCGCGCGAGGCGAGCACGGAGCGCCTCGGCGGACGCGGGATGCTCCTCGTGGACGCGCTCGCCGACACCTGGGAGTCGCACTCCTGCCCGCACGGCAAGTCGGTCAGCGCGTGTTTCCATTTGCCAGGCACGCCGTCGCGGGACCGTTGA
- a CDS encoding FUSC family protein, whose translation MEKPWRALAGRIPTWLRDHDPGLAATRRAARTALVMPALFALCTQVLKSSTMATYAAFGSFSMLLLVEFTGPMVQRLRAHVGLAVAWAVLICLGTLAARATWLAVTAMVVVGFLVLFSGVVSSVLAGATTALLLAFILPVTSPVPLSQLPDRLAGAGLAAAAAMLAISLLWPRPAADPLSAPAARVCRAAAAQLRTDASWLAGGPDAPTVRQCAVTAGQAAAAAADLRTAFDATLYRPTGLSAGSRALVRLVDELTWLSAIVADSGPPSADPQACDADAHAVRRAAATALDEAADILDAPRNAPDALRAALANLRKAMDGMEARATHRLPVHRPKPGTESEVRAFIATLDLSFRAQELGFATLQIAGNVDLSAAAERRSWPQRLLGTEPGALTQPLASAVERAAAHLEPRSVWLHNSLRGALGLGIAVALANATGVQHSFWILLGTLSVLRSNALNTGQNALRALGGTLVGSLIGTGLLQLIGHHSTVLWFLLPVAVLIAGIAPAAVSFAAGQAAFTVTLVILFNIGQNPDWHIVLLRIEDIALGCGVSVLVGLFFWPRGAAAAVDRALSAAYTESARYLADTVEYAASRCSIGCIPTDAPVEAGRQAAAAARRLDDAFRSYLAERGAKPVRLSDMTTLVTGVVGLRLASDAVLELWQRNGGEERMEPDRSEARLTLLDTVGRLADWYRDLAVGLGRHTAVPAPLSRNPDEEARLVHSLRRDLRGDDGHATATAVRIIWTADHLNAARRLQPSLAAAAKPSDPAPEARADPPHPG comes from the coding sequence ATGGAGAAACCGTGGCGCGCCCTGGCCGGGCGGATCCCCACCTGGTTGCGCGACCATGATCCGGGGCTCGCGGCGACGCGCAGGGCCGCGCGCACCGCGCTGGTGATGCCCGCCCTGTTCGCCCTGTGCACTCAGGTTCTGAAGTCCTCGACGATGGCGACCTACGCGGCGTTCGGCTCGTTCTCCATGCTCCTGCTGGTGGAGTTCACCGGCCCGATGGTGCAGCGCCTGCGGGCTCACGTGGGCCTGGCGGTGGCCTGGGCGGTGCTCATCTGCCTCGGCACGCTGGCGGCCCGGGCGACCTGGCTCGCGGTCACCGCCATGGTCGTGGTGGGTTTCCTGGTGCTGTTCTCCGGTGTGGTCAGCTCCGTTCTCGCGGGTGCGACGACCGCGCTGCTGCTGGCCTTCATCCTCCCGGTGACCTCGCCGGTCCCGCTCTCACAGCTGCCCGACCGCCTTGCCGGAGCGGGCCTCGCGGCGGCGGCCGCCATGCTCGCGATCTCCCTGCTGTGGCCCCGGCCCGCCGCGGACCCGCTCAGCGCCCCCGCCGCCCGGGTCTGCCGCGCGGCCGCGGCGCAGCTGCGTACCGACGCCTCCTGGCTGGCCGGCGGCCCGGACGCGCCCACCGTCCGGCAGTGCGCGGTCACCGCAGGCCAGGCCGCAGCGGCGGCCGCCGACCTGCGCACCGCCTTCGACGCCACGCTCTACCGCCCCACCGGCCTGTCCGCCGGCTCCCGCGCCCTGGTCCGGCTGGTCGACGAGCTGACCTGGCTGAGCGCCATCGTGGCCGACAGCGGCCCCCCATCGGCGGACCCCCAGGCCTGCGACGCCGACGCGCATGCCGTACGGCGTGCGGCGGCCACCGCCCTGGACGAGGCTGCCGACATCCTCGACGCCCCGCGCAACGCGCCCGACGCGCTCCGCGCCGCCCTGGCGAACCTGCGTAAGGCCATGGACGGCATGGAAGCCCGCGCCACCCATCGGCTGCCCGTGCACCGGCCGAAACCCGGCACGGAGTCGGAGGTCCGCGCCTTCATCGCCACCCTCGACCTGTCCTTCCGCGCCCAGGAACTGGGGTTCGCCACCCTCCAGATCGCCGGCAACGTGGACCTGTCCGCGGCCGCCGAGCGCCGCAGCTGGCCCCAGCGGCTGCTGGGCACGGAACCAGGCGCACTGACACAGCCGCTGGCCTCCGCCGTCGAGCGCGCCGCCGCACACCTGGAACCGCGCTCGGTCTGGCTGCACAACAGCCTCCGGGGCGCGCTCGGCCTCGGTATCGCCGTGGCCCTGGCGAACGCGACGGGTGTCCAGCACTCGTTCTGGATCCTGCTGGGAACCCTGTCGGTGCTGCGTTCCAACGCGCTCAACACCGGGCAGAACGCGCTCCGGGCCCTGGGCGGCACGCTGGTCGGTTCGCTCATCGGTACCGGACTGCTCCAGCTCATCGGGCACCACAGCACCGTGCTCTGGTTCCTGCTTCCCGTCGCCGTGCTCATCGCGGGCATCGCCCCCGCCGCCGTCTCGTTCGCGGCCGGGCAGGCGGCCTTCACCGTCACCCTCGTCATCCTGTTCAACATCGGCCAGAACCCCGACTGGCACATCGTGCTGCTGCGGATCGAGGACATCGCCCTCGGTTGCGGGGTGAGCGTGCTGGTGGGCCTGTTCTTCTGGCCGCGGGGCGCCGCGGCCGCCGTCGACCGTGCGCTGTCGGCGGCGTACACCGAAAGTGCCCGCTATCTGGCCGACACGGTGGAGTACGCGGCGAGCCGTTGCAGCATCGGCTGCATTCCGACCGACGCGCCGGTGGAGGCGGGTCGGCAGGCGGCCGCCGCGGCCCGCCGGCTCGACGACGCCTTCCGCAGCTACCTCGCCGAACGCGGCGCCAAGCCGGTACGCCTGTCCGACATGACCACCCTGGTCACCGGGGTCGTAGGACTGCGGCTCGCCTCGGACGCGGTACTGGAACTGTGGCAGCGCAACGGCGGTGAGGAGCGGATGGAACCCGATCGCTCCGAGGCCCGGCTCACGCTGCTCGACACGGTCGGTCGGTTGGCCGACTGGTACCGGGACCTGGCCGTGGGACTCGGCCGGCACACCGCCGTGCCCGCTCCGCTGTCCCGGAACCCCGACGAGGAGGCACGCCTGGTCCACTCCCTGCGCCGCGATCTGCGCGGCGACGACGGACACGCCACGGCGACGGCGGTCCGCATCATCTGGACCGCCGACCACCTCAACGCGGCCCGCCGCCTCCAGCCCAGCCTGGCGGCCGCGGCGAAACCGAGCGATCCGGCACCTGAGGCGAGGGCCGATCCACCTCACCCCGGATAG
- a CDS encoding sigma-70 family RNA polymerase sigma factor has translation MTDFEEFYESSYARLVGQLFSVTGSLEQAEDVVQEAFIRALDRWPRIQAYDVPELWVRRVAINLAVSEIRRLRRRAAALLRLGAQRPQPQLTPQTAEVAELLLRVPVNQRPVLLLHDVLDLPIDQVAGQLGLPVSTVRGRLARARANLARHLAADPEGALSHHGRR, from the coding sequence GTGACGGACTTCGAGGAGTTCTACGAGTCGTCGTACGCGCGACTGGTCGGTCAGCTGTTCTCGGTCACCGGCAGCCTCGAACAGGCCGAGGACGTCGTGCAGGAGGCGTTCATCCGGGCCCTGGACCGCTGGCCCCGGATCCAGGCCTACGACGTGCCGGAGCTGTGGGTACGCCGGGTCGCGATCAACCTCGCGGTGAGCGAGATCCGGCGGTTGCGCCGGCGCGCCGCGGCCCTGCTGCGCCTGGGTGCCCAGCGCCCGCAGCCCCAACTCACGCCGCAGACCGCCGAAGTCGCCGAGCTGCTGCTCCGGGTCCCGGTGAACCAGCGCCCCGTGCTGCTGCTCCACGACGTACTGGATCTGCCGATCGACCAGGTCGCCGGGCAACTGGGCCTGCCGGTGAGCACCGTGCGCGGCCGGCTCGCCCGCGCCCGCGCGAACCTCGCCCGCCATCTCGCCGCAGATCCGGAAGGAGCTCTGTCCCACCATGGCCGACGCTGA
- a CDS encoding helix-turn-helix transcriptional regulator: MGSPLGDFIRTKRDSVQPESLGLPDRGRRRSPGLRRSDLAARAGISVEYLTRIEQGRDRNPSVAVVHALADALGLDPSERDHLRHLTKITGGECSAHTRPGPPLREVRPSILRTLRLLEPGIALVTNRLGDVLAHTSGYESLVRGSGLLDTDTPNLTRYVFTDPRARTFFTDWDDVADEQAFDLWLGPTVGNYEWFTTELASAAGPDFTRRLNRHVVPRRGTLRLDHPSGRALHLLRETLELPSDAQQLVVLLPADDSTAQALDELRRRSHGRLRAIS, translated from the coding sequence ATGGGTTCGCCGTTGGGGGATTTCATCCGGACCAAGCGGGACAGCGTCCAGCCCGAGTCGCTGGGACTGCCCGATCGCGGCCGCCGCCGGTCACCGGGGCTGCGGCGCTCGGATCTCGCCGCCCGGGCCGGCATCAGCGTCGAGTACCTGACCCGCATCGAACAGGGCCGTGACCGCAATCCCTCGGTGGCGGTGGTGCACGCCCTGGCCGACGCGCTCGGCCTCGACCCGTCCGAGCGCGACCATCTCCGCCACCTCACGAAGATCACCGGCGGTGAGTGCTCCGCCCACACGCGACCCGGGCCACCGCTCCGCGAGGTCCGTCCGTCCATCCTGCGCACGCTCCGCCTCCTCGAACCCGGAATCGCCCTCGTCACCAACCGACTTGGGGACGTCCTCGCCCACACCAGCGGCTACGAGTCGCTGGTACGCGGGAGTGGACTGCTCGACACCGACACACCGAACCTCACGCGCTACGTCTTCACCGACCCCCGCGCCCGGACGTTCTTCACGGACTGGGACGACGTCGCCGACGAGCAGGCCTTCGACCTGTGGCTCGGACCGACCGTGGGGAACTACGAGTGGTTCACCACGGAACTCGCGTCCGCCGCCGGCCCCGACTTCACCCGCCGCCTGAACCGGCACGTGGTTCCGCGACGGGGGACCCTCCGCCTCGACCACCCGTCCGGACGCGCACTCCACCTGCTCCGCGAGACGCTCGAACTCCCGTCGGACGCCCAGCAGTTGGTCGTCCTGCTGCCGGCGGACGACAGCACGGCACAGGCCCTCGACGAACTCCGCCGCCGGTCGCACGGCCGGCTCCGGGCCATCTCCTGA
- a CDS encoding ABC transporter substrate-binding protein: MKTHRSSPQRPVSALALALALATSLVACGGAGSQAPDDTAGPPVSGGKFTFAVATDAGCLDPQQVGSSDTLYALRQTVDSLTDQDPATGRIVPWLARSWEVGDDARTFTFHLRPGATFSDGTPVDAQAVRKNFDAIPKLGGLAILAQGYLTGYRETRIVDDRTAEVVFDRPNAQFLQATATASLALVSPADTARSPQARCSEGVHGSGPFTVSSYRQNQSLALKRRTGYDWGSAAWQKKGGAYLDAVTFTVVGESGVRAGSLGSGQVDAIGGVRRQDEAVLRRGGARVEQRANPGVVFNLGFNNARPLTRDVRVRQAAQAAVDRAQIATALFPTGTRPATSVLSRTTPGYTDLSGKLAHDKNRAESLLSEAGWRAGPDGILRKGGTRLSLTVVSFNRTGAYQSALELVQQQLKDVGIQLVIKELQVTQFPQTIKTGDYDALWGGDLTRADPDALRTLYSTRLVNSYRLPAGRLDTVLDEQAATTDSARRDELVAEAQQLVIAQAYVVPIVDLESLVGVSRRVHGLTLGASGGISLHDTWKS, encoded by the coding sequence GTGAAGACGCACCGTTCGAGTCCGCAGCGCCCGGTCTCGGCCCTCGCTCTGGCCCTCGCCCTCGCCACGTCCCTCGTCGCCTGCGGGGGAGCCGGTTCGCAGGCTCCGGACGACACCGCCGGACCTCCCGTGTCCGGCGGGAAATTCACCTTCGCCGTCGCGACCGACGCCGGATGCCTCGACCCGCAGCAAGTCGGCAGCAGCGACACCCTCTACGCACTGCGCCAGACCGTCGACTCCCTCACCGACCAGGATCCCGCGACCGGGCGCATCGTCCCCTGGCTGGCGAGGAGTTGGGAGGTCGGGGACGACGCGAGGACGTTCACCTTCCATCTGCGCCCGGGTGCGACCTTCAGCGACGGCACTCCCGTCGACGCGCAGGCGGTCAGGAAGAACTTCGACGCGATCCCGAAGCTCGGCGGCCTCGCGATCCTGGCCCAGGGCTATCTCACCGGCTACCGGGAGACGCGGATCGTGGACGACCGTACGGCCGAGGTCGTCTTCGACCGGCCCAACGCCCAGTTCCTCCAGGCGACGGCCACCGCCTCGCTCGCCCTGGTCTCCCCGGCGGACACCGCCCGCAGTCCACAGGCCCGGTGCAGCGAGGGTGTCCACGGCTCGGGTCCCTTCACGGTCTCCTCGTACCGGCAGAACCAGTCCCTGGCACTGAAGAGGCGCACGGGTTACGACTGGGGCTCGGCCGCCTGGCAGAAGAAGGGCGGAGCGTATCTCGACGCCGTGACCTTCACCGTGGTGGGTGAGTCCGGGGTGCGGGCCGGCAGTCTCGGCTCCGGTCAGGTGGACGCCATCGGCGGAGTGCGCCGCCAGGACGAGGCGGTGCTGCGGCGCGGCGGAGCCCGTGTGGAGCAGCGGGCCAACCCCGGTGTGGTCTTCAACCTGGGCTTCAACAACGCCCGGCCCCTGACCCGCGACGTCCGGGTGCGGCAGGCGGCGCAGGCGGCGGTCGACCGGGCACAGATCGCGACGGCCCTCTTCCCGACCGGAACCCGGCCCGCCACCAGCGTCCTGTCCCGCACCACACCCGGCTACACCGACCTCTCGGGGAAACTGGCCCACGACAAGAACCGGGCGGAATCACTGCTGTCCGAGGCCGGCTGGCGCGCGGGCCCCGACGGGATCCTCCGCAAGGGCGGCACCAGACTGAGCCTCACCGTGGTGTCGTTCAACAGGACCGGGGCCTACCAGTCCGCCCTCGAACTCGTCCAGCAGCAGCTGAAGGACGTCGGCATCCAACTGGTGATCAAAGAGCTCCAGGTCACCCAGTTCCCTCAGACGATCAAGACCGGCGACTACGACGCGCTGTGGGGCGGTGACCTCACTCGGGCCGACCCCGACGCGCTGCGCACGCTGTATTCGACGCGGCTCGTCAACTCCTACCGGCTCCCCGCCGGCCGGCTGGACACCGTCCTCGACGAGCAGGCCGCCACCACCGACAGCGCCAGGCGCGACGAACTCGTCGCCGAGGCCCAGCAGTTGGTCATCGCTCAGGCATACGTCGTGCCCATCGTCGACCTCGAGTCCCTGGTCGGCGTCTCCCGGCGGGTGCACGGCCTGACGCTCGGGGCATCCGGCGGGATCAGCCTCCACGACACCTGGAAGAGCTGA
- a CDS encoding NAD(P)H-dependent oxidoreductase, translating into MENRPQLVIIVGSVREGRFGPVVASWVAQQAALHGVFEVEVVDLAETDVPLALPAASPKHAGDDYPRPAGMAALTSALTNADAFVVVTPEYNHSYPASLKAAIDWHFTQWAAKPVAFVSYGGAAGGRHAVLHLENVLTELHAVTVRDGLAFPNYFTSWQDGRPLDPASVGYARTVLDQLAWWAVALRSAREAVPYPG; encoded by the coding sequence ATGGAGAACAGACCTCAGCTGGTGATCATCGTCGGAAGTGTGCGGGAAGGACGGTTCGGCCCGGTCGTGGCCTCGTGGGTGGCCCAACAGGCCGCTCTGCACGGTGTCTTCGAGGTGGAGGTCGTCGATCTGGCCGAGACCGACGTCCCGTTGGCGCTGCCCGCGGCCTCGCCGAAGCACGCCGGTGACGACTATCCGCGCCCGGCCGGGATGGCGGCCCTGACGTCGGCGCTGACGAACGCCGACGCGTTCGTCGTCGTCACGCCGGAGTACAACCACAGCTATCCCGCATCGCTGAAGGCGGCCATCGACTGGCACTTCACGCAGTGGGCGGCCAAGCCGGTGGCCTTCGTCAGCTACGGCGGTGCCGCGGGTGGCCGACACGCGGTGCTGCACCTGGAGAACGTGCTGACCGAGCTGCACGCGGTGACGGTTCGCGACGGTCTCGCCTTCCCGAACTACTTCACCTCGTGGCAGGACGGCCGTCCGCTCGATCCCGCCTCAGTCGGCTACGCCCGGACCGTGCTCGACCAGCTGGCCTGGTGGGCGGTCGCCCTCCGGTCGGCGCGCGAGGCCGTTCCCTATCCGGGGTGA
- a CDS encoding putative leader peptide: MRSTLFPVRSAVLSPTGTLLSSRRHIDLQRVNSAVCRAV, translated from the coding sequence ATGCGCAGCACGCTTTTCCCCGTCCGGTCCGCCGTTCTCTCTCCGACCGGCACATTGCTGTCGTCGCGCCGTCACATCGACCTCCAACGCGTCAACAGCGCGGTCTGTCGCGCCGTCTGA
- a CDS encoding ABC transporter permease: MRRYVLWRMAQAVGVLWAAYTLTFLLLDLLPGDPVAAMAGAGLNSTQVTPERLAELRTQYGFDRPFLVRYASSLGHALRGDFGDSVATGRPVADTLADALPQTLQLTAVALPLAVLLGAGLALAATSTRRRWLRQLLLSLPAVGISLPSFWVGLMLVQVFSFRIRLFPAFGNDGAAGLVLPAVTLALPAAVLVAQVLSKSLLAVLDEPYVQTARAKGAGRVRVQFRHALRNAALPALTVVGLLTGQLTANAVVVEDVFSRNGLGRITTDAVTVQDIPVVQGVVVFGALVFVTVNLFVDLAYPLLDRRIVTVGRRGPA, encoded by the coding sequence ATGCGACGGTACGTACTGTGGCGTATGGCGCAGGCGGTCGGTGTGCTGTGGGCGGCGTACACGCTGACCTTCCTGCTCCTCGACCTCCTGCCGGGCGACCCGGTGGCCGCGATGGCGGGCGCCGGTCTGAACTCCACCCAGGTCACCCCCGAGCGGCTGGCCGAACTGCGCACGCAGTACGGCTTCGACAGACCGTTCCTGGTCCGCTACGCGAGCTCGCTCGGACACGCCCTGCGAGGCGACTTCGGGGACTCCGTCGCCACCGGCCGGCCTGTCGCCGACACCCTCGCCGATGCCTTGCCGCAAACCTTGCAGCTGACCGCGGTCGCGCTGCCGCTGGCGGTGCTGCTCGGCGCCGGCCTGGCGCTGGCGGCGACGTCCACGCGGCGGCGCTGGCTGCGTCAGCTGCTGCTGTCACTGCCGGCGGTGGGGATCTCCCTGCCCTCGTTCTGGGTCGGGCTGATGCTCGTCCAGGTCTTCTCGTTCCGGATCCGTCTGTTCCCGGCGTTCGGCAACGACGGTGCGGCCGGTCTGGTGCTGCCCGCGGTCACACTGGCGCTGCCGGCCGCCGTGCTGGTGGCACAGGTGCTGTCGAAGAGCCTCCTGGCCGTGCTCGACGAGCCCTATGTGCAGACCGCGCGGGCCAAGGGAGCGGGCCGGGTCCGGGTGCAGTTCCGGCACGCCCTGCGCAACGCCGCGCTGCCCGCGCTCACCGTCGTCGGACTGCTCACCGGTCAACTGACGGCCAACGCCGTCGTCGTGGAGGACGTCTTCTCGCGCAACGGGCTGGGCCGGATCACCACCGACGCCGTCACCGTGCAGGACATCCCCGTGGTGCAGGGCGTGGTCGTGTTCGGCGCACTGGTCTTCGTCACCGTCAACCTGTTCGTCGATCTGGCATATCCGCTGCTGGACCGCCGTATCGTCACCGTCGGCCGAAGGGGCCCCGCATGA